A stretch of DNA from Hydra vulgaris chromosome 03, alternate assembly HydraT2T_AEP:
GCTTGATGCAAACCGATTTTATCGGATTGTAAGCTTCAGAGCAAATCAAATTAATCGGATTGCTCCAAGCTTTAAAACTCATAAAGCTTTTAATTTAAAGCTCATAAATTTCCTCAAGCTTCAAAGGAAAGCGATCATATCGGTTCGGTTtgatgcttttaaaaatttaggaaataataattcaaaaaattaaacacatttaaattcatttatacaaatgttaaGAAGAGCACAAAATTTGTtcatataaacaattttaaaagtgtgATATCAAAATTAGTTGTTATATTGAAAGatattgaaagaaaattaaCATTCCATAAAAGCATttctaaattgtttttcttaattaaattttgcgttattgtattaaattgcagcattagtttaaaaaagttaatgcctttaaaaaataaataattagaagaattttatgacgtcaaaatcaAGTCAAGCTAATACGTAAAgcatattttgattaaaaccaggcctgtaatatatatatatatatatatatatatatatatatatatatatatatatatatatatatatatatatatatatatatatatatatatatatatatatatatatatatatatatatatatatatatatatatatatatatatatatatatatatattaggtatatgacaaagaaacttttttcaaaattttaattttcctgaTGTTGCATTTGATGAACTTTTACCAATAGATCACTGTTTTAAGGTTTATTTCATTGGATCACAAAAAAACCTCCCGCACCTAGCACCTCaccacttttaactttttcgaTTTTTCACTTGATTTTATTCCCAGTTCTTACTTCTTTATGCTtgactttgatttttaaaactgtaaatatataatattgtatattcTATAGTTGTTcatatcattcaaacaatttttgtttatttgcagTATTAATTTGCAAGATCTGCTGTTTAGtgcttctttttgaaaatatgtcctttaaaagtaaaaagtcaaaATCAGCAGTGGAAGCAGCTGGTGAAcacaaaatttgaaatcaagCACGAAGCGCCATCCTAATATACCACAGGTAAAACAGGATATGAGCGACAAATTGTGTAAAATGCCTTCCAACAGAGATATCGTTGGAAGATTCTTGGGACTCTTCGATGAATTGAAAGGACGACTTGATCGACTAACAAAATATCCGAGGAATTGATGAACCTTTGGCAGAAGTTTAATTTTCCTGTTCTTTCCAAACAACAAGTGTCTGCTAATGTTAACAAACTTATCACATCATTTGAGAAACACAGAAAGCGACCAAATGCagtatttgaagaaaatcttgCTGATCTGTTCGATAAACCAGATGGAAATTGGCTTTGTAGTGAGGACAAACAACTGTACAAAGAACAAATTGAATCAGATGGTAGAGTGGGATATACAACTATGAAAGCGGCTCCTATTTCAACAATCCATCCATCAAAATGCGCCAAAAGCACATCAGAACCCTTGACAAACCAAGCGGTTATCTCTGTACCACTTTCCTGATAGTGAGGATTCTGAGGAAGGAAGCAGCAGTGGTGACTCGGGAGCATGTAGGAAGTCTCCAGAAGGCGTGCAACACGCCAGTCAACTAAGTCTGCTGCCAAACTAGTGTCTAGTCACTCTTTGTCAACCAGAAAAACGGTCACAGGTGTTTCAAAGTCTTACTGAGGATGGAGTTTGTGTCCCAACACCATCACAGTCTGGAGTCTGGCGTCGAACAATCAGAGATGCAGAACAAGTTAAGAACCACCTCATGGAACTGATCTCTGAAGGAAAATTTTCTATGCATTTTGATGGTAAGAATATTGACAAGACTGAGTACCAAGTTGTGTGcctaaaaaatgacaaaagaacaTTAAAACTTGGCATTTTGGTTTGTGACAGTGGATCCTCTGCAAACATATATAAAGCACTACAGGACCTACTTGATGATTACAATGCATGGAACAGTATTCAGATGATCATCTCAGACACAACAGCTGTAAATACTGGTGGCAAGAATGGAGTTGTAGCCAAGCTTCAGAAAACATTTCGACAAGGGATTCGATGAACCTCAATACATCGGCTGCCAACACCACATTCTTGATCTTGTTCTACGACATGTGTTGGATTTCTTTTTTCCTATACAGTCACAGTCGAATAACATTAACTACAAATTTATTGATGAGATTATAGAGCAttatgatgatttaaaaaatgcatcaaGGGCACAGCAGTGGTAGCAGAGTATGAGAACCTTGGCTGGAGAGAtgactttaaatttctttttcagcttTGTGAAGCatacaagttttacaaaaatgagGCAAAATGGCCTCGTATCAAATGGCACAAGCTGCCATCACTGCACAGTGCCAGGTGGAACTCACGAGGCATTTTTGCGCCTATTGCATTTTTCATTCTTCTAAACTGGCGTGAACAGCTGAGGATAACTTGCGATTTCGTTGCAACTACATGGTCGCGGGCCTGGTTTTCAAACCAGCACTATGCAGAGGCGGCTTATGAAGACCTGCTGTCAGTAATATCCCAATTTAAGTGTTCCAAAGCTGTGAAATGCTTCTCTACCCACTGAAGGAACCCATCAGTGCTTGATGTGCCTAAATAACAGAGTAGCCGAGAGAGCTGTAAAGTTGATGGAGGACATTGGGTCtttattgcaaaacaaacaaatattttaacggTAAAGTTATTAATACTAATACACAAATCTGAAAGATTATTAACATCACTACAAATGCTGTGACAGTGTAGGTACTCATTATCATGTATTTCTCATGTGTATTGTATATAAAGCTgacatattataattaatagccTTTTGGCCGCTATGTATTGTATGGTTAAATATGAAACTGTTTAGGTAGGGAAGTTTTTAAAGGTATGGTGAAATCAATGCATACTATGGATTTATAGGCAAAAGTTCATCATTTAGAACCCCAGgctaattgatttaaaatttatcatatacctaatatatatatatatatatatatatatatatatatatatatatatatatatatatatatatatatatatatatatatatatatatatatatatatatatatatatatatatatatatatatatatatatatatatataaattagtagaaaatcacttaacaaatttttttctaatttgcaCGGCTTTTACGCAGAGTACcgtcaaaaaaaattgtttttaaaggtttggCGCTGTATTGCCCCTCTAAAACTCTTACGTTAACCCTACCCACCCAACCAGTGTGAATACGCTCTCTCAGCACGTTGGGTTTCCAACGGAATCTCAGCGGGAGTTATCCCAGGGCCTCATATGGGAACCATTAGGGTTGCCCATAAGGCTCTCAGACCTTACCATTTGTTTTCCCATATGGTTCCATAAGGGTTTTGTCTGGTTTTCGCTAATTGGTGACACGTTTTCCTAATATGtgtttcaatgttttaaatgtatttataaacaatttaacatGTAcgtaaatcataaaaaatatagaactcTCACTTTTATTGATTATGAACATACAAGTATTAAACATACTGTAGTATGGAAtttggtataataaaattattgaatacgCAAATCAGCTGGATATTTTGAAGACTTAGATGAAAAAATAATGCTTACATATAATATTACAGTCTTTTgctgaatttttttcatttataacaaaaagatgtaaaaaaaatacaaatcttATTGAAAGAGATCGGAAGATGTTTTTTGCCCATCAATCTAAAATGGTAGCCATCAACTGGTCATCAAGTGAAACAGACATCGCTctcatgaaaaattttaaatgtgttcCACGCCGATAACcgataaatgttttaaaaaaataacaaaataaaaaaggcataattaaaaaagactTAATTACGTAAAGTCACGTTTAATAGCATTTCTTTTGAACCAACTAACTATTAAACGCGGCAACATTTTCTaactcaaaaaagtttttaataaatgttaaaaaacaagttttaagaCACGAGTTATCAGTTGATAAAACAGTTGTTGTGGATGGTGTAAGCGCAAACGTACTGAAGAACTGTTCTAACAGCTTCTCAATACCTTTAAGCGCAATTTTTCAGAAATCACTTGATAGTGGGTATTGTCCTGAAATATGGAAAATGCTAATATAACACcactgtttgaaaaaagaagTAGATTGACTCAGGAAGTTACCGGCGTATATCCTTAAGGGGGAAATAccataaattaagttaaaattgaaaaaaaaaatttgtttgttttgtaagcaaaaattaatgaagaacacaatgaaataaagagattttgtaaacaatgtCAGGAAAGTGgagtaatttcaattttttgaacttAGAGTTTAACCATAGCAACGCACATAGCAGCGATAAAGCTTCTGCTTATCTGCTTATTTCAGAGGCTCACATAAAGTTTCTGGTAAGGTCGGCAGACGATCCCATGGCTAGAGAATTAGGTTAAGTTATTCGTTTGCCGTATTTTGTgtatcaatacaaaatttaattttttttaagagtaatTAGACTAGTTTTGTTTGAACGTACCCGTTCAAGCACCCACGTAAGTtcataattaagtttttattggattttttaataaatttgattacaataaaaagatattattttgcTGACTAGCATCAGCAAAATGTTATgctttgcaaaattttattttatacaaaatattttacataacaaAATGTAGACATAgactaatttgttttttattttttttctctaaaatcaCGATCGCTTGACCAGATTAggttatgcatttttttttaaaaaagatgaactttttagtttaatatatttattaaatatatttaataaactatgaagttcatataatatatttattaaactatgacGTTCATATTAACAGTCTgttctatatatttttcaaattgaaaatacGTAGAACAGATTATAATATTAAACAGATTCCATGCTTTATATAAGGTTactttctaatatatatatatatatatatatgtttgagTGCcacaaaatttgaaatcaatttttgaaagcttttttcTCAACcaattttgctcaaattttgCACACTTAATCATTTTCGATGACAATACAAGGAAATGGAAAAATTTaacgaaaaaaagttaattaagttaacaaaaatttaatttgtatttccccatacattttatttatttgatatgaaTTGCGTATTACGTCACAAAAATCATTCATTTGCAAATTATTTGCAGTTtcgaaaaattaatttaaggcGCAGCGATTCAAAACCTATTGTTTTTTAAGTCTtaagttattaagttaaaaaacaaaaattagagcGCTACTTTTTCCATGCTTTATAACAGTAATTTTTCCATGCTTAAAAACAGTAATTTTTCCTTCTacaaaagataacaaaaaaaattgttcagtCCCAATAGAATTCTGCTTGCATAAAGCATGgatttgaaaaatgaatttttttttgatttactagTTCTCCTTTGCAAATAGAACCCGCGTCTATCAGCGAAGGAGAGCGTCCATTCAGTAGACTTGCTATAGTCAAGAAATCGCTGAGGTCTGCAATGCTACAAGCTTGCAAGTTCTCTGTTAATTAGGGTTCTAGTTCCTAATTTTATGCGAGTTTGTATGTTGTTTTAAACGAAGTTCAAAAGAGTTAACTTAATTTAGAAATAAGCAGTCCAAATTAAGCACTAGCGTCAATGACTTAACAGATTGCAGAAAAGCCATAGCGATTTCGTTTGATAAAAATTGCAGTATTACGATTACCTTAACTAAATATTTCATTCGAAACTAAGCGCCCCCtgtttataatctatatatcGGAACTTACCACCTCACAGAAAATAATCGAGCTCCGAATGCCAGTGTTTAGTCTAAATAAAATGCTGATGCTTTAGgacaattaaaaaatctgaaTACTTAAACCGTTAGGATTGGTCATCAAATGGTTTTACCGTTTGAAGATTTGAATTCAATTATTCCACCACATCATAGTGGCAATAAAACTGTGTGCAATAATGAAGCGTACTTATAGTCTTATTTGTCGAATATAATAATGATTCATCGGACGgttaatataataatgattgttaggaatatatatatatatttttatgcttgACATTTACagctacaaatttatatatacaacaagAGAAGTGGGTAAGTGGAGTTTCATTTCCAACTCCAGTTTGGTTAAACtgtattttaacaattatttttgtttgtttttggtgaaaaatcaaatcactgttttcaaaattatgctGTGTAAGCGCCCTTTTTTTGCCATACTAGCAAAAAAAAGGGTGTTGTTTGTACTTTTTCGTACTCCctgaattgatttctaaattttttttcggtctttaaaacaacctttttttaaaaaaaaaacctgacctgacaatggtaaaattaaaaactaccaagcaaaagtatatatatatttatatatatatatatatatatatatatatatatatatatatatatatatatatatatatatatatatatatatatacacacagacacatatttatttatatacatatatatatttatatatatatttataaacatatatatatatatatatatatatatatatatatatatatatatatatatatatatatatatatatatatatgtatgtatgtatatataaatatatatatttgtatataaatatatatatatacacacacacacacacacacacacacacagatatatgtGTAACATTTGTTAAAACATGCATAAAAACTTACCTTACAAATGTAGCGTAATCCAAGAAACAGTCCAAACCATAAAAAAAGTCAGAAGATTTTTAGCATAAATTCTTTTAACTGGCATTGACGACTTGCAAGATGTAAAAGTGGAAAAGAttgcattacatttttttcaagcaCAAAAGAACATGACTtctaaattgtttttgattcaaccaaatattttcaacagggtttttattgtttgataaaataaattcaatgaAAGCCAGTGAAAACAAGCCACAACCTACACATCCTTTTTGCTGCTGCTCtggtaaaacatttactttgaTCATgggtttattttaatttaatagatGACATATTTGCTTCTGTGTATCTAAGGATAGATGATCCTGGAAGTTACTGTCTAGTACATGTATCTCTCCATATTTCACAACCATATGGGCTGAGAGCAAACCAATTGTTGTTCTCATTATATATAACTTGAACAAATGGTTGCGAAGACCTAGaaccttaaaaaataatttttgtccTAGTATTGGATCTTGAAGCCCATTTGAtgataaatgactttttttaatcaagttttggaaacaatttattacactATCAGATAACATTCGGTTATTTAAGAGATCTTCTAAATCATTACTTGAAAGTAGTGGAACATTTGAAATTGCATTTTTGGTGTTGCTCTTAGAAGATACACTTTCAATGTCATTATTGGTTGTAAATGTCATATCTCCTGTTATTTGATCATCTGTAATGATACACTCTTGTATTGATGCTTCAGATGCAATGTAATCAATTTTAATGTTAGATACTGagttaaataatctaattttCTTATCTACTCGATGCATTTTAATTATAGGCAGATCGGCTGTTTTTGTATGATTTTTAGCTACATAATCATGTGTTGTTCTAACTGGTGAgcctttttctttatttcttgctTGATATAGATTtcctaaaatatttgaaagcaTTCCATGGAGATAATTAATTTCTTCCAATGtttcattaaaatcaaatgttaaatttttaatgtctaagcatttttttgagtattttttaaatactaaaaaaaagtgtttacatAGGTAACATGATCATAACCAATCTTTACAAGTACAACTTGTCATGGTATTTTCATCCCCAAAATAAACAGTGTAGCTTTTCTGTTTAtctgaaaaactatttattgaaaatatttcatgaCCTTCCATTTTCACcccattatttatattaaaactactAGTCAAAGATTGTTTCTTTAAACACTGTTTAACAAAATGATGTGGTTGGTTCAACAGATCTAGGTACATCAACACTGTAGCGTTTATATCCATGACTCATTTTGTAATTAGACTCTGAATAActtaaaagaaagtaaataaaaatctataagctaatacagtaacaatataatttaagtaaattacagtaataatataaacttctctttttttaaaaatacatgttttgaCTATTAACTAGGCATAATCagtttcaaattaaaagtttcctgtttattatcattaaaatataaaaaatcaattaaacaaattaaactatTCTTACAAAGATTAAACTGTTcttacaaaaacaaacaaaaaagccgttagagtttaacaaacttccagtttaaacaatatgaaaaattttcttgtatTGCATTGTTTTGcgaaagcaaaaaaaatctagataattaaatattctagtaaaaacaaaaatatatgagatatattatatttgatatatattgacATAAAAGTTGTTTCTTATAATGTCAGCCTATGTTTTAATGGgtgatttttttatcttttagttaaTCTATCAAAGTTCCCAATAAATTAAGACCAATATAGATCTTTAAATGTGAAAATAACAATGTTATGTTGACCATcttctaattttgttttaacattaacaAGTATTATTGAAATAgtgaagttttatataaaaaattaaaacaatttattctaGACATACCATATTCGGCTTGCTTGAACGGAATACTTGCTGCAAGTACTGCCACTGCTCCTCAAaggaatgttgtttttccaatAGATCAAGGAAGtaagtatttttgtttcatttaatcACTTTAATAAggaatatgttaaaaaatatttatgaagttCTTTGTGAAGATGATCAATTTATCTCTTCTTCAGTGTTGTCTATTATTAACAGACTGAATTGTAGTAAATAACTTGCCAATATGAATATTGTACTCAGGTGCTTAATACAAGGTGGGGGACATGTATAAGCTTCGAAAGATtttacccccccccccacccctCCACAaccttatttaataatttttactgtttatctacaaactttcagtaaaaaacagtcttttaaaattttcgatcaaaaaaaaaaatcttgattcaTTACCAAACACATAATATTCCTCACCAtagtttaaaacttatataagcatattaaatcctattgaaattattataaaaaacatgttataaaaaGTGTGATTGTTTATATGCATATAATGCTGATATGCATAAAGTTAATAATGAAacttgttttgaaaaagtttgttCATTTTCTTTGGGAAAATACTGTTTGGACGTCAGGGAAATTCATTCCTCTCTCTGATAAGTAGAATGgagaggtttttttttaaatacagccCCCCTCCCAGCTTATTATATCTGGATTCAGAAACACACACCCCCTTCCccatttattagatttaagaaaCGATTCCCACCCCTCCTTGTATTAAGCACCTGAGAGTATACTAATTGAATTGTAATTTGTACTTTAGAGTTCCTAAGGAAAGTACTATACAAACTTGAGCAGCTATCAGAGGCAGTTAAGTCTTTAAACGACCGTGTTGACACCAGACTTGGTAGAGTAATTGATGCAGACGAAAGCatgttttcattaaaagaaaacattaataatatggatgattttaatgaaaatgaaagtCAGCTGGCTGAAGAGCCTATGAAAAGGAAATTGGTAAAAtatctaatattaaataaacacaCTTCTAATTATCGCcccaaaataaaactaaactaaaagcTTCACTAACCGGATTGTTTCATAAAGCATTTACATTACTGCTACATATCTGTTTTACTTATCAtcaaaactaaaacaattataacGTTGAACCAGAGATAGtataacaaaataagttttaatcaaatttgttttaagattGAAAGACTGAGTAAAATTGGAGGCACTAACATTGGTGACTGTACACGTACGATTATGCGGCGGtaagaaaaatttgttcattgaTTTCCCtttacttccttttttttttaaataagaatgaaaaaaatcagagcaggattatttaaaaaagcatttatgctTTTTACATATCGATTGGGCTAAAAACTTTCTGGTAGGATATAATTAGCAATAACTAAGAAATACTTAACAAATTAATtccacatttttttatattatacatatatttaattttattgatgtttttacTAATACAATCAGTTTATCAGTCCAAAATGAGTAAAAAATGGAATAATAGGTGAAAAGTTTTggaaatttttcttcaaaatccaACCTAGTCACattcaaaaattgcaaaattgtCAAAAGTTGCTAAATCTTCAGTTGGGGACATATTGAGGAGATATAAGAAGACTCGAAAGAAAAAGAGGTAGTGGAAGGAAGAAAGGTTTTGTCGACAAAAACAAAGTTCGATCATCCGGTCAATTACAAGAAATCCATGCCAATCCCAAAGAGATCTCACTAAATTGTTCAAATGCTGTCGTTTCCTTTTCAGAAAAGCACTCAAGAGCAAGGGTTTGATGgcttacaacaaaaaaaaaaaaatccaaagcGATTAATTGATGgataaataaaagcaatacgCCGCACAAGGAAGCTCGTCAAACTTTTCAATCGAGAAAATTTATGCATTATTGAGGATGACAAAACGTACTGCTAAAAGGATTTCTCACAGTTGCCCGGCCATCAATATTATTATCAGTCGAAAGGTGCCTGTGTCAGtaacaaatttaagtataatCAGACTGAAAAGTTTGCTCCGAAGATCCTCGTGTGGCAAGCGATTGGCCTTAAGAGTGGTCCATTCGTCACTCGAAACACTTTGACTTCCAATTTGTACATCACCGAATGTCTTTTGCCGTTTATTAACAAACACAGCAATGCAGTTATCTTTTGACTGGATTGGGTACATTCAAAATGACATCGAAATTGTCCTGAAAGGTGCGAATCCTCCGAACTGCCCTAAGCAGCATGTAATCGAGAGTTACTGGGTACTTGTAAAAGGAATCTTGATGTAAGGCAATAAATCAGCGGCAGATAACGaagaatttatgcaaaaatGGATAGCAACATCGAAAAAGGTCACTGAAAGCAAGATGGAACCtattctcaaaaaattttaattactttctaAACGTCCTTTGAAATTTGTACAAActgattaaaaactttatatagtgCAATAAgcttcattataaaaaaaatgtggtaCTAATTCGTTAAGTATTTCTCGAGGTATTGCTAATTATATCTGACCGAAAAGTTTTGAGCCCAATTGATATAAGTTGTAAAATACCAAAGGTTTATTAAGTtagctttaaaaacaattttttacactATTAGATAAATAGATTTTTGCTCATCACAATTCTCATGTGACTTGAAGTTATAGCTATATAATGCCTAAAAGAAAACGAGGTCTTCCTAGTAATTTTAGTAATTATCAGTTTTCTGAATTATGTATTTACTTCCTGATTTTTTAGTATGTTGGATTGTTCGCTAATGATAACTTTCAACATGGATGGATAGAGAGGCGGAAAGAGAAGTTTTAAAGAAACCCACCTTTATAAATGTGTGATTGGTAAGATCTTCTAACGCTGCTTTCCGAAAAAACAATGATTTTCTTCACCTATTATTGttctattaattttatctttttagcGGCTGTCCAAGAGACATATCCAAAGGAATCGGAGAAAACAGTCCATCATTTTATTCAGGGTATATTAAAAAACGCACCAGCATCAcgaaaatcataataaaaatatattttatagtaaatcATGTCTCTTTTTTTCACTTATTGCAGTTGCATAGTTCATATATTCTGCACCACCTTCCAGTCTCCTTCCAATgcaatgtaaatatatatatttatgttgcaTTGGAAAGAGACTGGAAGGtaaaatatatgtgtgtgtgtgtgtgtgtgtgtgtgtgtgtgtgtgtgtgtgtgtgtgtgtgtgtgtgtgtgtgtgtgtgtgtgtgtgtgtgtgtgtgtgtgtgtgtgtgtgtctatatatatatatatatatatatatatatatatatatatatatatatatatatatatatatatatatatatatatatatatatatatatatatatatatatattatagatatatagatatatatagacacacacacatacttatatatatattacctatacatatgtatatatataaatatatatgtataaatatatatatataaatatatatatatatatatatatatatatatatatatatatatatatatatatatatatatatatatatatatatatatatatatatatatatatataaacacgtCTATATAAGTCGTCTTTAATACGTTTTCAATAAGACGACTTACAATGTTTCATTTTAGACCAGTTTAAGACAACTTTAAGACGTCTTGAAATAGACAACTTTAAGGCGTTTTAAATAAGACAACTTTAAGACGTCTTAAATAAGGAAACTTTAAGACGTTTTAAATAAGACGACTTGCAGTGTTTCATTTTAGACCAGTTTAAGACAACTTTAAGACAAATTttaagacgtcttaaagacgaCTTGTTGTTGGGTGGGTAAAGAGTTGTGAGCAGAAATTAATAATTCTATTTCTCTTCTACGCTGATTATTTGTACTTGAACGTCTACCCCATTTTTGGGCTAATATCTGGATTGTTTTCTGAATTTGCAACCCAATTTTGAACTGTTTTAATAGACTAATAGATGAAGCTGTACCTCttgaaataacaatatttttctcACCTGATGACCTCATACGCTTTATTGAATcaatagtttctttttattttttt
This window harbors:
- the LOC136077637 gene encoding uncharacterized protein LOC136077637; this translates as MLDIYSYKFIYTTREVDIPYSACLNGILAASTATAPQRNVVFPIDQGKFLRKVLYKLEQLSEAVKSLNDRVDTRLGRVIDADESMFSLKENINNMDDFNENESQLAEEPMKRKLIERLSKIGGTNIGDCTRTIMRR